Proteins from a single region of Hordeum vulgare subsp. vulgare chromosome 6H, MorexV3_pseudomolecules_assembly, whole genome shotgun sequence:
- the LOC123403961 gene encoding probable glucosamine 6-phosphate N-acetyltransferase 2, which produces MASTSPEPAATETGDSVKIRRLEVADRERGFLSLLSQLSSCPDLTESEFAACFADLAALGDDHVILVAEDPAAAPERRILSTGCLFVERKFLRGGGKVGHVEDVVVDAAARGRGLGLRVVRRLVEMAKEAGCYKVILDCTPELRAYYAKCGFVEKGVQMAVYF; this is translated from the coding sequence ATGGCATCCACCTCGCCGGAACCCGCGGCGACCGAGACCGGCGACTCCGTCAAAATCCGCCGCCTAGAGGTCGCCGACCGCGAGAGGGGCTTCCTATCCCTCCTCTCCCAGCTCTCCTCCTGCCCGGACCTCACCGAGTCCGAGTTCGCCgcttgtttcgccgacctcgcggCCCTCGGCGACGACCATGTCATCCTCGTGGCCGAGGACCCCGCCGCGGCTCCGGAGCGGAGGATCCTCTCCACGGGGTGCCTCTTCGTGGAGCGCAAGTTCCTCCGCGGCGGCGGCAAGGTGGGGCACGTGGAGGACGTGGTGGTTGACGCCGCCGCGCGCGGCCGAGGGCTCGGGCTCCGCGTCGTGCGCCGCCTCGTGGAGATGGCGAAGGAGGCCGGCTGCTACAAGGTCATCCTGGACTGCACCCCCGAGCTGCGCGCCTACTACGCCAAATGCGGCTTCGTGGAGAAGGGGGTTCAGATGGCCGTGTACTTCTGA
- the LOC123403962 gene encoding 60S ribosomal protein L31 produces the protein MSEKKRAPGPRKDEVVTREYTVNLHKRLHGCTFKKKAPNAIKEIRKFAQKAMGTNDVRIDVKLNKHIWSSGIRSVPRRVRVRIARKRNDEEDAKEELYSLVTVAEVPQEGLKGLGTKVVEDED, from the exons ATGTCGGAGAAGAAGCGCGCCCCCGGCCCTCGCAAGGACGAGGTGGTGACCCGCGAGTACACCGTCAACCTCCACAAGCGCCTCCACGGATG TACCTTCAAGAAGAAGGCACCAAATGCCATCAAGGAGATCAGGAAGTTTGCCCAGAAGGCCATGGGAACAAATGATGTCCGCATCGACGTTAAGCTCAACAAGCACATCTGGAGCAGCGGCATCAGGAGTGTCCCGAGGAGAGTCCGTGTCAGGATTGCCCGCAAGAGGAACGATGAGGAGGACGCTAAGGAGGAGCTGTACTCTCTGGTGACAGTTGCTGAAGTCCCCCAGGAAGGTCTTAAAGGTTTGGGTACCAAGGTTGTGGAGGATGAGGACTAA